Proteins encoded in a region of the Podospora pseudopauciseta strain CBS 411.78 chromosome 6, whole genome shotgun sequence genome:
- the SOK1 gene encoding Protein SOSEKI 1 (EggNog:ENOG503NYUP; COG:T), which yields MGEQRAGGGLESHMPTHRRNDSATGEEPMPDAPSETRAPPAEPEVQSSLREVPPAQDLPRGTQDINANGSLATPVVGRPSPGLSRNPSSCSTNSNEKANAEYLTEGPNRRPPPTRRSSPQPARPVEPPVTKSTLSELDVTKIIHNPKLRHDINYDPELHFRPNLDGEKGRRKQEKANQFWNALLDQLILFVMDRETFMSRYADGKWCLPALLTAVRDIIETLVPQRDRELLNEGLNVDLLMQQFNRGVADLEALASWLSAVLKLHCAPMRDEWVDEMYQELSNGNRNNDPAELVKGMRSLLSVLEAMKLDVANHQIRCLRPVLIEDTVHFEQRFFMKKIQSRKLSVLPAREWYKAAQSNAERIYQHSPMPHAQAFGNMSIFFDALSRLVLPTTRSETTPCTFVFDEDRLLKLRSDMYDSICLEICMRKFEDLDRLSKITHLSTRVPSYVREEGALSNRSSGEFVFVSSRPSSFVFSDRGSTFSSPRNSGELCAQPSMDFAESRTKALDLYNSLLALLHTAPPANTSREKWRGLADSVALQILRYVNAPPSLPGFEDQIRNAVTNIEEELFQEVAAQFQQRLLAELAKRVNEFKHMSAVSLFSVATGGRIMGANRPSESLRDRNNGLFGERVPRDPREEAGIDDMAVRLAHLGVLHWRVWALLAYEDSIEEEMIDAAAVPVFEAA from the coding sequence ATGGGCGAACAACGTGCCGGAGGAGGACTCGAAAGCCACATGCCTACCCATAGGAGAAACGATTCGGCCACGGGCGAGGAGCCCATGCCAGACGCCCCCTCGGAAACCCGTGCGCCGCCAGCCGAGCCTGAAGTCCAGTCATCACTGAGGGAAGTCCCTCCTGCTCAGGATCTGCCCCGTGGGACACAGGATATCAACGCCAATGGGTCACTTGCCACACCAGTAGTCGGTCGTCCTTCGCCTGGACTGTCTAGAAACCCGTCCTCCTGCTCAACCAACTCCAACGAGAAGGCCAATGCCGAATATCTAACCGAAGGCCCCAACCGGAGACCGCCACCCACCCGTCGCTCCTCACCACAACCCGCGCGCCCGGTCGAGCCACCAGTAACCAAGAGCACGTTAAGCGAACTCGATGTCACCAAGATAATACACAATCCCAAGCTCAGGCATGATATCAACTATGATCCCGAGCTCCATTTCCGCCCCAACTTGGACGGTGAAAAAGGGAGGAGAAAACAGGAGAAGGCCAATCAGTTTTGGAATGCGCTGCTGGACCAGCTGATTCTGTTTGTGATGGACCGGGAAACCTTCATGAGCAGGTATGCTGATGGGAAATGGTGCCTCCCGGCACTCCTTACTGCGGTTCGGGACATCATCGAGACATTGGTACCGCAGCGGGATCGGGAACTCCTGAACGAAGGGCTGAATGTGGATCTCCTGATGCAGCAGTTCAACCGTGGCGTTGCCGATCTCGAGGCCCTAGCATCGTGGCTATCGGCTGTTTTGAAGCTGCACTGTGCTCCGATGCGCGACGAATGGGTGGATGAGATGTACCAGGAGCTCAGCAACGGGAACCGCAACAACGATCCAGCCGAGCTTGTAAAGGGTATGAGGAGTTTGCTGAGTGTCTTGGAGGCCATGAAGTTGGATGTTGCCAACCACCAGATACGATGCCTGCGTCCGGTGTTGATCGAGGACACTGTGCACTTCGAGCAGCGCTTCTTTATGAAGAAGATCCAGTCCAGAAAGCTCAGCGTATTACCGGCCAGGGAATGGTACAAGGCTGCTCAAAGCAACGCCGAACGGATATATCAGCACTCGCCCATGCCTCATGCGCAAGCCTTTGGCAACATGTCCATCTTTTTCGATGCTCTTTCCCGGCTCGTCCTTCCTACCACCCGGTCAGAGACCACGCCGTGCACATTTGTCTTTGATGAAGACCGCCTTCTCAAGCTACGCTCCGACATGTATGACAGCATCTGCTTGGAGATTTGCATGCGCAAGTTCGAGGACTTGGACCGTCTTTCCAAGATCACTCATCTGTCCACCAGGGTACCATCGTATGTCCGCGAGGAAGGGGCTCTGAGCAATCGATCATCGGGCGAGTTCGTCTTCGTGTCTTCTCGGCCTTCGAGTTTTGTCTTTAGCGACCGGGGATCTACCTTCTCGTCGCCTCGCAACTCGGGCGAGTTGTGCGCTCAACCAAGCATGGACTTTGCCGAGTCCCGGACCAAGGCTCTTGACCTGTACAACTCGCTTCTTGCGCTTCTTCACACGGCACCCCCCGCCAACACCTCCAGAGAGAAGTGGAGAGGTCTTGCCGACTCGGTTGCCCTCCAGATCTTGCGCTACGTCAATGCGCCACCATCCCTTCCCGGATTCGAGGACCAGATCCGGAATGCCGTGACAAATATCGAGGAGGAACTCTTCCAGGAGGTTGCAGCGCAGTTCCAGCAACGATTGCTCGCCGAGCTGGCCAAGCGGGTCAACGAGTTCAAGCACATGTCTGCTGTCTCGCTCTTCTCTGTCGCCACTGGCGGTCGCATCATGGGAGCCAACCGTCCCAGCGAATCATTGCGCGATcgcaacaatggcttgttTGGCGAGAGGGTCCCCCGCGATCCTCGCGAGGAAGCTGGCATCGACGACATGGCCGTCCGCCTGGCGCATCTTGGCGTTCTTCATTGGAGGGTTTGGGCCCTGCTGGCGTACGAAGACTCGATTGAGGAAGAGATGATTGATGCCGCTGCTGTCCCAGTTTTTGAGGCAGCGTGA
- the VPH1 gene encoding H(+)-transporting V0 sector ATPase subunit a (EggNog:ENOG503NWGW; COG:P) — MAPTKDTPFRSADMSMVQLYISNEIGREVVNALGELGLVQFRDLNGDLSAFQRAYTKDIRRLDNVERQLRYFHSQMDKAGIPLRKLDLDVENLAPPTTTEIDELAERCQGLEQRVSSLNESYETLKKREVELAEWRWVLREAGGFFDRAHGSVEEIRASIDNDDAPLLQDIEHNNGAADVERSFSGMNIGFVAGVISRDRVAAFERILWRTLRGNLYMNQAEIPEPLIDPSTNEPVAKNVFVIFAHGKEILAKIRKISESMGAEVYNVDENSDLRRDQVHEVNARLNDVQNVLRNTQQTLEAELTQISRALSAWVVLIGKEKAVYNTLNLFSYDGARRTLIAEGWCPKHDLPLIRSTLQDVTNRAGLSVPTIINEIRTNKKPPTYLKTNKFTEAFQTIVNAYGTATYQEVNPAIPVIVTFPFLFAVMFGDFGHAIIMLCASLAMIHWEKPLKKVTFELFAMVYYGRYIALVMAVFSVYTGLIYNDVFSKSMTLFSSQWEWDVPEGWTEGDTLVGKLKDPNYRYPFGLDWRWHGTENDLLFSNSYKMKMSIILGWAHMTYSLCFSYINARHFKKPIDIWGNFVPGMIFFQAIFGYLVVCIIYKWSVDWFAIGQQPPGLLNMLIYMFLQPGFIDIPLYSGQAAVQKFLLFFAVLQVPILLFLKPFYLRWEHNRARAKGYRGIGERSRVSALDEDDEGHGANGRPSGESDEGVGMIAQGVDHEDEEHEEFEFGEVMIHQVIHTIEFCLNCVSHTASYLRLWALSLAHQQLSAVLWSMTMGPALKNGKGIGGAIFLVVIFAAFFCLSCIILIIMEGVSAMLHSLRLAWVESFSKFAEFGGWPFAPFSFGTLLEENEELKEYLG, encoded by the exons ATGGCGCCGACAAAGGACACCCCCTTCCGCTCAGCGGACATGAGCATGGTCCAGCTCTACATTTCCAACGAAATAGGCCGTGAAGTTGTCAACGCCCTGGGCGAACTTGGCCTCGTCCAGTTCCGCGAC CTCAACGGCGACCTAAGTGCTTTCCAGAGAGCTTATACCAAAGATATCAGACGCCTCGACAATGTTGAACGTCAGCTTC GCTACTTCCATTCTCAGATGGACAAGGCCGGCATCCCTCTCCGCAAACTCGACCTGGATGTTGAGAACCTCGCCCCTccgaccaccaccgagaTTGATGAGCTGGCCGAACGATGCCAGGGCCTCGAGCAGCGTGTTTCGTCCCTGAACGAAAGTTACGAGACACTGAAGAAGCGCGAGGTCGAGCTCGCCGAGTGGCGCTGGGTCCTGCGTGAGGCTGGCGGCTTCTTTGACCGTGCCCACGGCAGCGTAGAAGAGATTCGCGCCTCGatcgacaacgacgacgccCCGCTCCTGCAGGATATCGAACACAACAACGGTGCTGCCGATGTGGAGCGGTCCTTCTCCGGCATGAACATTGGCTTTGTAGCTGGTGTCATTTCCAGAGACCGTGTTGCCGCCTTTGAGCGTATTCTCTGGAGAACTCTCCGTGGTAACCTTTACATGAACCAGGCCGAGATCCCCGAGCCTCTCATCGACCCTTCCACCAACGAGCCCGTCGCCAAGAATGTTTTTGTCATCTTTGCTCACGGCAAGGAGATCCTCGCCAAGATTCGCAAGATCTCAGAGTCAATGGGCGCTGAGGTATACAATGTTGATGAGAACAGTGACTTGCGTCGGGACCAGGTGCATGAGGTCAATGCTAGACTTAACGATGTCCAGAACGTTCTCCGCAACACCCAGCAGACTCTCGAGGCAGAGCTCACTCAGATTTCTCGCGCCCTTTCTGCTTGGGTGGTACTGATCGGCAAAGAAAAGGCTGTCTACAACACgctcaacctcttctcctaCGATGGTGCTCGCCGCACTCTCATCGCCGAGGGCTGGTGCCCCAAGCACGATCTACCCCTGATCAGGTCGACCCTCCAGGATGTGACAAATCGCGCTGGTCTGTCTGTGCCAACCATCATTAACGAGATTCGCACCAACAAGAAGCCTCCTACTTATCTCAAGACCAACAAGTTTACCGAAGCATTCCAAACCATCGTCAACGCCTATGGTACCGCCACTTACCAAGAAGTCAACCCTGCCATTCCCGTCATTGTtaccttccccttcctgTTCGCCGTCATGTTTGGTGATTTCGGTCACGCCATCATCATGCTCTGCGCTTCGCTGGCCATGATCCACTGGGAGAAACCGCTCAAGAAGGTCACCTTCGAGCTCTTCGCCATGGTGTATTACGGACGCTACATCGCTCTTGTCATGGCTGTCTTTTCGGTCTACACCGGCCTCATCTACAATGATGTCTTCTCCAAGTCCATGACACTGTTTAGCAGTcagtgggagtgggatgttCCTGAAGGCTGGACTGAGGGTGATACACTTGTCGGCAAGCTGAAGGACCCCAACTACCGCTACCCCTTTGGTCTTGACTGGAGATGGCATGGCACTGAGAAcgacctcctcttcagcaaCAGTTacaagatgaagatgagtATCATTCTTGGCTGGGCTCACATGACGTACTCTCTCTGCTTTTCGTACATCAACGCCAGGCACTTCAAGAAACCCATTGATATCTGGGGCAACTTTGTACCTGGCATGATCTTCTTCCAGGCCATTTTTGGGTACCTGGTGGTTTGCATCATCTACAAGTGGAGCGTGGACTGGTTCGCCATTGGACAGCAGCCCCCTGGATTGCTCAACATGCTCATCTACATGTTCCTCCAGCCCGGTTTCATCGACATTCCTCTGTACAGCGGTCAGGCGGCTGTTCAAAAGTTCTTGCTGTTCTTCGCCGTCCTTCAGGTGCCGATTCTCTTGTTCCTCAAGCCCTTTTATCTGCGCTGGGAGCACAACCGCGCCCGGGCCAAGGGTTATCGCGGGATCGGCGAACGATCAAGAGTTAGTGCTctggacgaggatgatgagggccATGGAGCAAACGGTCGTCCCAGTGGAGAAAGTGACGAGGGCGTTGGTATGATCGCGCAGGGTGTCGACCACGAAGATGAGGAACACGAGGAGTTTGAGTTTGGTGAGGTGATGATTCACCAGGTCATCCACACTATTG AATTTTGCCTCAACTGCGTTTCCCACACGGCTTCCTATCTTCGTCTCTGGGCCTTGTCTCTTGCTCATCAACAGCTGTCGGCTGTGTTGTGGAGCATGACCATGGGGCCCGCACTGAAGAACGGCAAGGGCATTGGCGGCGCCATCTTCCTTGTGGTGATCTTtgcagccttcttctgcctCAGCTGTATCATCTTGATTATCATGGAGGGTGTGTCGGCCATGTTGCACTCGTTGCGTCTTGCGTGGGTCGAGTCTTTCAGCAAGTTTGCCGAGTTTGGTGGTTGGCCGTTTGCGCCCTTCAGTTTTGGGACGTTGCTAGAAGAGAATGAGGAGTTGAAGGAATATCTGGGTTAG
- the PTC6 gene encoding Protein phosphatase 2C 6 (EggNog:ENOG503NZN0; COG:T; BUSCO:EOG09261KRX), with product MLPLPCRRALGQLTVRSVRTASSRLPPPTPTLLDAFISYIATFFHHHGRAQMRNLTVSHTRALRLAGANRHLRTPTRATILAHRDATQPCGSWRAQSTVAANPVLRRGFHNYFITHLPSSSLHPDSRSSVGPGHKLPRSASTPHTPEPGSSPALNPPNMPGRDLTVVRIPLRSAKHHFGTSVSRGQRPYNEDTNQAGTITLPAFSKRVPTSVVRQPRPTGESINAYSALGDPQIFYFGVFDGHGGSECSEFLRDELHGYIEEAAAEFELESSLKGDKDRRYSLSDPGYSLSEPDVSRNQEEPREHNAGDGSELPAGLSKTVKLEQELLNEYRRTIGGYFRRFHPSHFTASTVSSTSSFSEEPMSSTIPSNVPATLESVLTYAFLRADLDFVTAQARKPDPEDVIVEDLPLNKDEILGVPHLPPSGHSIGGRERFKGGSTASVALISTPTPAPFWHPNAHSTLVVAHVGDTRVLLCETKTGKPLALTTDHRPSSPVETRRMSRYASSMITDSFGEERIGGLANSRSFGDMQSKRIGVSAEPDITRVEMGPAEYSFLVLMSDGVSGSLSDQEIVDVIKEAKTPEDGARHVIEYATEVSSDGDNATCQVIRLGGWERRSEGGLGSLGTKEMRDMRRDEALDPRRRRS from the coding sequence ATGCTCCCATTGCCTTGTCGTCGGGCTCTGGGACAGCTTACGGTGAGGAGTGTCCGGACAGCTTCGTCCcgactcccaccacccactcctACCCTCCTCGACGCCTTCATTAGCTACATCGCAACCTTTTTTCATCACCACGGACGAGCTCAGATGCGGAACCTTACCGTCTCACACACTCGCGCCTTGCGACTCGCAGGCGCCAACCGTCACCTCCGAACACCAACTCGAGCTACCATCCTGGCACACCGCGATGCGACACAGCCTTGCGGCAGCTGGCGAGCCCAGAGCACTGTCGCCGCCAACCCAGTTCTACGACGGGGCTTTCACAACTACTTCATAACTCACCttccctcgtcctcgcttCATCCAGACTCGCGATCCTCTGTCGGCCCCGGCCACAAGCTTCCTCGATCTGCCTCGACACCACACACGCCAGAACCTGGGTCATCACCAGCCTTGAACCCACCAAATATGCCCGGTCGCGATTTGACGGTAGTCCGTATCCCTCTCCGAAGCGCCAAGCACCACTTTGGTACATCTGTCTCGCGCGGACAGCGGCCATACAACGAGGATACCAACCAAGCAGGGACAATAACGTTGCCAGCTTTCTCAAAGCGTGTACCAACCAGTGTGGTGCGCCAGCCAAGACCCACAGGCGAAAGCATCAATGCTTACAGCGCCCTGGGGGATCCTCAAATATTCTACTTTGGCGTATTTGACGGGCACGGAGGGTCCGAGTGTAGCGAGTTTCTGCGAGACGAATTGCATGGGTATAtagaggaggcggcggcggaaTTTGAGCTGGAAAGCAGCTTGAAGGGTGATAAGGATCGCAGGTACTCCCTGTCAGACCCAGGGTATTCCTTATCAGAACCAGATGTCTCGCGCAACCAGGAAGAACCGAGGGAACACAATGCTGGGGACGGTTCTGAGCTTCCAGCAGGTCTCAGCAAGACTGTGAAGTTGGAGCAAGAGCTTCTCAATGAGTACCGGCGCACCATTGGAGGCTACTTTCGCCGATTTCATCCGAGCCACTTCACGGCTTCCACCGtctcgtccacctcctccttttccgaAGAACCTATGTCATCAACAATTCCTAGCAATGTGCCCGCAACCCTCGAATCCGTTCTGACCTATGCCTTTCTCAGGGCTGACCTCGATTTCGTCACCGCGCAAGCGCGCAAGCCAGATCCAGAAGACGTGATTGTAGAAGACCTGCCTCTTAACAAGGACGAGATCCTGGGCGTCCCGCACCTTCCCCCATCGGGCCATAGCATCGGCGGGCGGGAGCGCTTCAAGGGAGGCTCTACCGCTTCGGTAGCTCTCATCTCGACTCCTACTCCGGCTCCTTTTTGGCATCCCAATGCGCACTCAACGCTGGTTGTAGCCCATGTGGGAGACACGCGTGTCTTGCTGTGCGAGACCAAGACCGGCAAACCTCTGGCTTTGACCACCGACCATCGGCCATCATCGCCAGTTGAGACGAGACGGATGAGTCGATATGCCAGCAGTATGATTACCGATTCttttggagaggagagaaTCGGTGGGCTGGCCAATAGCAGATCATTTGGGGACATGCAGAGCAAAAGGATCGGTGTTTCTGCTGAGCCAGATATCACCagggtggagatgggccCGGCAGAGTACTCGTTTTTGGTGCTCATGTCTGACGGTGTGAGCGGAAGCTTGTCGGATCAGGAAATTGTGGATGTGATTAAAGAGGCCAAGACTCCGGAAGATGGTGCTAGGCATGTGATTGAGTATGCGACGGAGGTGTCGAGTGACGGCGACAACGCGACTTGTCAAGTTATCAGATTGGGAGGCTGGGAGAGGAGAAGCGAGGGCGGCCTGGGGAGCCTGGGTACGAAGGAGATGAGGGACATGAGAAGGGATGAGGCGTTGGACCCAAGAAGACGGAGGAGTTGA
- a CDS encoding hypothetical protein (EggNog:ENOG503P115) has product MDGSAPEQVNPAGPPPGKYLGDLAVVDIAPEGDLVLRVTFNTSKETLTAAKKSKEPPTALKPTVKQGYRVQISVLKANSGYFNRLLGDTRFVEAKAIENALQKLSLSNVKPSEADLSELPIVEINEDDEASRTANLSLAFGDLMRILHRVPITTKPLAVRYLAIIAVLADRFDCTPLVSKWLAAIKFKFPPITTQNQNRTGPALSKSSEELLRQKILVSWLLNRPLVFQPSTRELVMYGSRRWCTLFDEEDEKPEHVYTAAWWDLPSGLEQELQLRRDCILNTVSSVPSHFLSLYISPSQSRPQCKLGYTSSPSCDSFQLGVAIKFLTNRNLLSFVDFAPKSYDKFHASGPPNDYIMSDVLYIIKTLKQCPAYQIDNNHRHCDLRGRMCRILEFVEARLGGGGVGISRVEWAKDRVEASWERRHGAEDGEERVLKYTSSMSSDQRLRYGGAFAAENLAREVFTADEWDWTAGENEGETEGISFGKWKLGEKSFPK; this is encoded by the coding sequence ATGGACGGCTCCGCTCCGGAACAAGTCAACCCGGCCGGCCCGCCTCCGGGAAAATATCTTGGTGATCTGGCTGTGGTCGACATAGCTCCTGAGGGTGACCTTGTCCTTCGTGTCACCTTCAACACGTCGAAAGAAACACTCACGGCAGCCAAAAAGTCAAAGGAGCCACCAACGGCTCTCAAGCCCACAGTGAAGCAAGGCTACAGGGTGCAAATATCTGTTCTAAAAGCCAATTCAGGGTACTTCAACCGTTTGCTAGGGGACACACGGTTTGTGGAAGCCAAGGCAATTGAAAATGCCCTCCAAAAGCTGTCCCTATCAAACGTAAAACCCTCCGAAGCAGACCTTTCCGAGCTGCCAATCGTCGAAATCAATGAAGATGACGAAGCCTCCCGTACCGCCAACCTCAGCTTGGCCTTCGGTGACCTGATGAGGATCCTTCATCGagtccccatcaccaccaagccccTCGCCGTCCGCTACCTGGCCATCATTGCCGTCCTAGCAGATCGCTTCGACTGCACCCCCTTAGTATCCAAATGGCTAGCCGCAATCAAGTTCAAAtttccccccatcaccacccaaaaccaaaaccgaACCGGCCCAGCCCTCTCCAAGTCCTCTGAAgagctcctccgccaaaAGATCCTCGTCTCCTGGCTTCTCAACCGCCCATTAGTCTTCCAACCCTCCACCCGCGAGCTAGTCATGTACGGCTCAAGACGATGGTGCACCCTCttcgacgaagaagacgaaaaGCCCGAACACGTCTACACAGCAGCATGGTGGGATCTCCCCTCCGGTCTCGAACAAGAACTCCAGCTCCGCCGGGACTGCATCCTCAACACAGTCTCCTCCGTCCCATCacacttcctctccctctacATCTCCCCCTCGCAGTCTCGCCCCCAGTGCAAGCTAGGCtacacctcctctcccagcTGCGACTCTTTCCAATTAGGGGTAGCTATCAAATTTCTCACCAAccgcaacctcctctcctttgTCGATTTTGCCCCAAAGTCGTACGATAAATTCCATGCTTCTGGCCCGCCGAATGACTACATCATGTCAGACGTCTTGTACATAATCAAGACTCTTAAGCAATGCCCGGCGTATCAAATCGATAACAACCACAGGCATTGCGATCTGAGGGGTAGGATGTGCAGGATATTGGAATTTGTCGAGGCCAGGctgggaggtggcggggtgGGTATCAGTCGGGTAGAGTGGGCGAAGGATAGAGTGGAAGCTTCCTGGGAAAGAAGGCACGGGGcggaagatggggaggaaagggTCTTGAAATATACCAGCTCGATGAGCTCTGATCAGAGGCTAAGATACGGGGGTGCATTTGCGGCAGAGAATTTAGCAAGAGAGGTATTCACAGCCGATGAGTGGGATTGGACAGCCGGAGAAAATGAAGGGGAGACAGAAGGAATCAGCTTCGGAAAATGGAAGCTTGGGGAGAAGTCTTTTCCCAAATGA
- the FTR1 gene encoding high-affinity iron permease (EggNog:ENOG503NWZY; COG:P), translating to MVALFSIPIFLVTFREALETAIIVSILLAFIKKTLYRSHRAIYRQLVRQVWLGTSAGLVITLIISGALIGVFYSLGVDQWGARELTYEGAFSLIASLIITAVGFALLRIGKMQDKWKAKIEQSLGEQARQRRTKRGTVMMWLEKYSMFMLPFVTVLREGIEAVVFIAGVSFSAPVTSVPIAVIIGLMVGAGVGLAMYKGGSHTKMKLFLVISTCFLYLVAAGLFSRAVWAFEQQIWQDMVGGGDIAELGSGPGTYDIDKSVWHVDCCSPFVNGGSGWGFLNAVLGWNNSATYGSVISYNVYWIVVITIFMILRYKEVKGHWPFSKKPTPTEEHIGHREESIKTAIRPGSDILCVEGNAAPYVKIEDNISRMV from the exons ATGGTCGCTCTCTTCTCGATAcccatcttcctcgtcactTTCCGGGAGGCCCTCGAGACAGCCATCATCGTCTCGATTCTCCTGGCCTTCATCAAGAAAACCCTCTACCGATCCCATCGCGCAATCTACAGGCAGCTCGTCCGTCAAGTCTGGCTCGGCACCTCGGCCGGCCTGGTTATCACTCTCATCATCTCTGGCGCCCTCATCGGAGTGTTTTACTCCCTCGGTGTCGACCAATGGGGTGCCCGCGAGCTTACTTATGAAGGCGCCTTCTCTCTCATCGcctctctcatcatcactgccGTCGGTTTCGCCTTATTGAGAATCGGCAAGATGCAAGACAAGTGGAAAGCCAAGATCGAGCAGTCGCTAGGCGAGCAGGCAAGGCAAAGACGAACTAAGAGAGGCACTGTCATGATGTGGTTGGAAAAGTATAGCATGTTCATGCTGCCCTTTGTTACCGTGCTCAGGGAGGGGATTGAGGCGGTGGTTTTCATTGCGGGAGTTAGCTTCTCTGCACCTGTTACGTCGGTGCCGATTGCTGTGATTATTGGACTGATGGTTGGTGCAGGAGTTGGCTTGGCCATGTACAA GGGTGGTTCACATACCAAAATGAAGCTGTTCCTCGTCATCTCGACTTGTTTTCTCTACCTGGTCGCAGCCGGTCTCTTCTCAAGGGCTGTCTGGGCCTTTGAACAACAAATTTGGCAAGACAtggtgggcggtggtgatatTGCCGAGCTAGGCTCAGGTCCGGGAACTTATGATATTGACAAGTCCGTTTGGCACGTCGAT TGTTGCAGCCCCTTTGTGAACGGCGGATCAGGTTGGGGATTCCTCAACGCTGTTCTAGGCTGGAATAACTCGGCGACGTACGGCTCGGTCATATCATACAATGTCTACTGGATTGTAGTCATTACCATCTTCATGATCCTGAGGTACAAGGAGGTAAAGGGACACTGGCCTTTCTCCAAGAAGCCAACACCGACAGAGGAACACATTGGACACAGGGAGGAGAGCATCAAGACAGCCATTAGGCCTGGCAGTGACATCCTCTGCGTTGAGGGAAATGCGGCTCCGTATGTGAAGATTGAAGACAATATTTCAAGGATGGTTTGA